From the Prunus dulcis chromosome 4, ALMONDv2, whole genome shotgun sequence genome, one window contains:
- the LOC117624659 gene encoding molybdenum cofactor sulfurase isoform X5, with translation MEASKEAFLREFGEHYGYPNGPKTIDEIRATEFKRLDGLVYLDHAGATMYSELQMEAIFKDFTTNVYGNPHSQSDTSSSTSDIVREARQQVLDYCKASPKDYSCIFTSGATAALKLVGEAFPWSCQSCFTYTMENHNSVLGIREYALDQGAAAFAMDVEETVHHGVSNGTAASMKVLQHQVQRRNEASSLEEPTGEAYNLFAFPSECNFSGLRFSLDLVKIIKEDPARILEGSPFCNGRWMVLIDAAKGSATEPPDLSLYPADFVVMSFYKLFGYPTGLGVLIARNDASRLLKKTYFSGGTVATSIADIDFVRRRKSVEELFEDGTISFLSIASVHHGFKILNSLTVSAISRHTASLAWYVRKKLLGLRHENGARVCTLYGDSKALFHDFGPTVSFNLKRSDGSWCGYREVEKLASLSGIQLRTGCFCNPGACAKYLGLSHLDLRSNFEAGHVCWDDHDIIHGKPTGAVRVSFGYMSTFEDAKKFIDFVTSSFVALPNWIESGYQLMQGSESRLGAASFYLKSITVYPIKSCAGFNVESWPLSTTAGLLHDREWVLTSLSGEILTQKKVPEMCFISTFIDLDKGIMFVESPRCQVKLPINFITDSCNGGSEQIKLNGQRYEVQSYKNEVNIWFSNAIGRPCTLFRCFSSNHNFCLNKIKSASMGREVQSMLNFSNEAQFLLISEESVSDLSQRVSTKFGELELRRNKSSNREKIRHD, from the exons ATGGAGGCAAGCAAGGAAGCGTTTCTGAGGGAGTTTGGGGAGCATTATGGGTACCCGAACGGTCCCAAAACCATTGACGAAATCCGAGCAACCGAATTCAAACGATTAGATG GCCTTGTGTACTTGGACCATGCTGGTGCTACCATGTACTCCGAGTTGCAGATGGAAGCAATCTTTAAGGACTTCACTACCAATGTTTATGGAAACCCAC ATAGTCAAAGTGATACGAGTTCTTCCACTAGTGACATTGTAAGGGAAGCCCGCCAACAG GTCCTTGACTATTGTAAAGCATCGCCAAAAGATTACAGCTGCATATTCACTTCTGGGGCTACAGCGGCACTGAAGCTGGTAGGGGAGGCCTTTCCTTGGAGCTGTCAGAGCTGTTTTACATACACGATGGAGAACCACAATAGTGTCCTTGGGATCAGAGA ATATGCTCTGGATCAAGGAGCTGCAGCCTTTGCAATGGATGTTGAAGAGACTGTGCATCATGGAGTATCCAATGGTACTGCAGCATCTATGAAGGTGTTGCAGCACCAAGTGCAAAGGAGAAATGAAGCAAGTTCCCTGGAAGAACCAACAG GAGAGGCATATAACTTATTTGCCTTCCCCTCAGAGTGCAATTTTTCTGGTTTGAGATTCAGCCTAGACTTGGTGAAGATAATTAAAGAAGATCCGGCAAGAATTCTGGAAGGCTCTCCATTTTGCAA TGGGCGCTGGATGGTCTTGATTGATGCTGCAAAAGGATCTGCCACAGAACCACCAGATTTATCATTATATCCGGCAGATTTTGTTGTTATGTCTTTCTATAAG CTGTTTGGTTATCCAACTGGACTTGGAGTGCTCATTGCTCGAAATG ATGCCTCCAGGTTATTGAAGAAGACGTACTTCAGTGGAG GCACAGTCGCAACCTCAATCGCTGATATTGACTTTGTTAGGAGAAGAAAAAGTGTGGAAGAGCTCTTTGAGGATGGCACCATTTCATTCCTGAGCATAGCTTCTGTTCACCATGGGTTCAAAATTCTTAATTCCCTAACTGTATCTGCCATATCTCG GCATACAGCATCTCTTGCCTGGTACGTGAGGAAGAAGCTCTTGGGCTTGAGGCATGAAAATGGAGCCCGTGTTTGCACACTTTATGGAGATTCCAAG GCATTATTTCATGACTTTGGTCCTACAGTCTCGTTCAACTTGAAAAGGTCGGATGGCTCCTGGTGTGGATACCGTGAAGTGGAAAAACTGGCATCTTTATCTGGAATTCAGTTACGG ACAGGATGCTTTTGCAATCCCGGTGCATGTGCAAAATATCTTGGCTTGTCTCATTTGGATCTTCGTTCAAACTTTGAG GCTGGACATGTTTGCTGGGATGATCATGACATAATTCATGGAAAACCTACTGGAGCGGTGAGAGTATCCTTTGGTTATATGTCAACATTTGAAGACGCAAAG AAATTTATTGATTTCGTTACAAGTTCCTTTGTAGCATTACCCAATTGGATTGAAAGTGGGTATCAACTAATGCAAG GTTCTGAAAGCAGACTAGGAGCTGCCAGTTTCTATCTCAAGTCTATCACTGTTTACCCAATAAAATCATGTGCAGGATTCAATGTGGAAAGTTGGCCTTTGAGCACTACTG CAGGTTTGCTTCATGATCGGGAATGGGTTCTTACAAGCCTAAGTGGTGAAATTCTTACACAGAAGAAG GTTCCTGAAATGTGCTTTATAAGTACTTTTATTGACCTTGACAAGGGAATAATGTTTGTAGAGTCACCACGATGCCAAGTGAAACTGCCAATCAACTTTATCACAGATTCATGTAATGGTGGGAGCGAACAAATTAAGTTAAATGGCCAAAG ATATGAAGTACAGAGCTACAAGAATGAAGTCAATATTTGGTTCAGCAATGCCATTGGTCGACCATGCACTTTATTCCGCTGTTTTAGTTCCAATCACAACTTTTGCTTGAATAAGATCAAAAGTGCAAGCATGGGAAGAGAGGTGCAGAGCATGTTGAATTTTTCCAATGAAGCTCAGTTCTTATTGATATCTGAGGAAAGCGTGTCTGACCTCAGCCAGAGAGTAAGCACAA AATTCGGGGAATTAGAACTCAGAAGAAATAAGTCTAGCAACAGGGAAAAAATCAGGCATGATTAG